Proteins found in one Pieris napi chromosome 11, ilPieNapi1.2, whole genome shotgun sequence genomic segment:
- the LOC125053617 gene encoding nucleolar protein dao-5-like isoform X4 yields the protein MAPSPEYDKEPKAPDKAVVNISSDDSKIQYNHTKEHSSASELRSSTAPSNSDVENKIVESLDDGQLRALLDEAITYKCPKDREGKSSLFKELLEEVEQDEEACEAAARAGRAGRRDHHSSLQDLVAAMAAEPAPRRRHHHSHNVSARTHHGGSLPSGVDRSFLFSEEPTRGAYVATVRCVNPPPLAERRVSASDANGPGDIELVTRRSKPMFPMTYTARATLEIGSGSVGTGRAVTTTTASNQIDSAIPFSCITTPEVVASCNTTSTTQSTVVVDPKPLQLESCYNAVASLTGSPPAPAADATSASAPHALQLSRNVLPTSSLGGLLLASESCPSADENKKSLDENGNAVHGFSSPASGSSQQKKPRRKKSSKNETVIKSHQIDGYQGNKDLNEVLRFIESNADGARGSKARAKHKDDSDDKGKKRCADRRKDKESKVKRASSLEERSRTKLEDLTDKPSAHRRPAAPPAKPERRSWGDDARAALLLPDDAELTDFQTVTKRRKPRRRPDDAEPARPPPSPEPRASPSERSNDSNDDFDSAHSPPPAPVPAPPPPPPPPALPPPHPPASYADIARTRNNIPDLIESCNFYAEGDEPKEQPAPDRKAAAPAGEAMEGYPALAVRRPRDKAGGGATRPQRKERGEARAAEPAPDVVADRRPPVILLAAAARAHGDMEGITFGFDVNEQLLSGGRRARCDLLEGVPVRAGCAALRYVPPAPLPHATHTHQIVDYVGTAWEDIIRCSNGKVRYFSE from the exons AATAAAATCGTGGAGAGCCTAGACGACGGACAGTTGCGAGCACTTCTGGATGAAGCGATCACCTACAAGTGTCCCAAAGACCGAGAGGGAAAGAGCAGTCTCTTCAAG GAGTTGCTGGAGGAAGTGGAACAAGACGAGGAAGCGTGTGAGGCGGCGGCTCGAGCGGGGCGTGCGGGGAGGCGCGACCATCACTCAAGTCTGCAAGACCTGGTGGCTGCCATGGCAGCGGAACCCGCGCCTCGGCGCAGACACCATCACTCGCACAACGTGTCGGCTAGGACCCACCACGGAGGGAGTTTGCCCTCCGGTGTAGATAGAT CCTTCCTCTTTAGCGAAGAGCCGACCCGTGGGGCCTACGTGGCCACAGTGCGATGTGTCAACCCTCCACCTCTCGCCGAACGCCGCGTGTCCGCCAGTGATGCCAACGGACCCGGTGATATCGAACTTGTAACCAG GCGGAGTAAGCCAATGTTCCCGATGACGTACACGGCGCGCGCTACCTTGGAGATCGGCAGTGGCAGCGTGGGTACGGGCCGCGCGGTCACCACCACCACTGCCTCCAACCAG ATCGATTCCGCTATTCCATTCAGTTGCATCACAACACCAGAGGTTGTGGCCAGTTGCAACACGACGTCTACTACGCAGTCTACGGTCGTCGTGGATCCAAAG CCACTGCAGTTGGAGTCGTGCTACAACGCCGTGGCCAGCCTCACGGGCAGCCCCCCGGCCCCCGCCGCCGACGCCACTTCCGCCTCCGCGCCCCACGCCCTGCAG TTGTCTCGCAACGTGCTTCCGACGAGCTCCCTCGGCGGCCTGCTCCTCGCCTCCGAATCCTGCCCCTCCGCCGACGAGAACAAG AAGTCTCTAGACGAAAATGGAAATGCTGTCCACGGATTCAGTTCGCCCGCCTCGGGATCCAGTCAACAGAAGAAGCCGAGGCGGAAAAAGTCATCGAAAAACGAGACCGTGATCAAGTCGCACCAGATAGACGGCTACCAGGGCAACAAAGACCTCAACGAGGTGTTGCGATTCATCGAGTCGAACGCGGACGGCGCGCGAGGCTCCAAAGCGCGCGCCAAGCACAAGGACGACTCCGACGACAAAGGCAAGAAGAGATGCGCCGACCGTCGCAAGGACAAAGAGAGCAAGGTGAAGCGTGCCTCCTCGCTCGAGGAGCGCTCGCGCACCAAGCTCGAGGACCTCACCGACAAGCCCTCCGCGCACCGCCGACCCGCCGCGCCCCCCGCCAAGCCCGAACGCCGCTCGTGGGGCGACGACGCCCGCGCCGCGCTGCTGCTGCCCGACGACGCCGAGCTGACCGACTTTCAGACGGTCACCAAGCGCCGCAAGCCGCGACGCCGGCCCGACGACGCCGAGCCGGCCCGGCCTCCGCCCTCGCCGGAGCCCCGCGCCTCGCCGTCCGAGCGCAGCAACGACTCGAACGACGATTTCGACTCGGCGCACTCGCCGCCGCCCGCGCCCGTCCCGGCGCCACCTCCGCCGCCGCCGCCGCCCGCCCTGCCGCCGCCGCACCCGCCCGCCTCGTACGCGGACATCGCGCGCACCCGCAACAACATTCCCGATCTCATCGAGTCGTGCAACTTCTACGCCGAGGGCGACGAGCCGAAGGAGCAGCCGGCTCCCGACCGGAAGGCCGCCGCCCCCGCCGGCGAGGCCATGGAGGGCTACCCGGCGCTGGCGGTGCGGCGGCCCCGCGACAAGGCCGGCGGGGGCGCGACGAGGCCCCAGCGCAAGGAGCGGGGCGAAGCGCGAGCGGCGGAGCCGGCGCCGGACGTGGTGGCGGATCGTCGGCCGCCCGTCATCTTGTTGGCGGCGGCGGCCAGGGCCCACGGCGACATGGAGGGCATCACGTTCGGTTTTGACGTCAACGAGCAGCTGCTGAGCGGCGGAAGGCGCGCACGTTGCGACCTGCTCGAGGGCGTGCCGGTGCGGGCGGGCTGCGCGGCTTTGCGCTACGTGCCGCCCGCGCCGCTGCCGCACGCCACGCACACGCACCAGATCGTCGACTACGTCGGCACGG ccTGGGAGGACATAATCCGTTGCAGTAACGGCAAAGTGCGGTATTTCAGCGAATAG
- the LOC125053617 gene encoding caskin-1-like isoform X6: MAPSPEYDKEPKAPDKAVVNISSDDSKIQYNHTKEHSSASELRSSTAPSNSDVENKIVESLDDGQLRALLDEAITYKCPKDREGKSSLFKELLEEVEQDEEACEAAARAGRAGRRDHHSSLQDLVAAMAAEPAPRRRHHHSHNVSARTHHGGSLPSGVDRSFLFSEEPTRGAYVATVRCVNPPPLAERRVSASDANGPGDIELVTRRSKPMFPMTYTARATLEIGSGSVGTGRAVTTTTASNQIDSAIPFSCITTPEVVASCNTTSTTQSTVVVDPKLSRNVLPTSSLGGLLLASESCPSADENKKSLDENGNAVHGFSSPASGSSQQKKPRRKKSSKNETVIKSHQIDGYQGNKDLNEVLRFIESNADGARGSKARAKHKDDSDDKGKKRCADRRKDKESKVKRASSLEERSRTKLEDLTDKPSAHRRPAAPPAKPERRSWGDDARAALLLPDDAELTDFQTVTKRRKPRRRPDDAEPARPPPSPEPRASPSERSNDSNDDFDSAHSPPPAPVPAPPPPPPPPALPPPHPPASYADIARTRNNIPDLIESCNFYAEGDEPKEQPAPDRKAAAPAGEAMEGYPALAVRRPRDKAGGGATRPQRKERGEARAAEPAPDVVADRRPPVILLAAAARAHGDMEGITFGFDVNEQLLSGGRRARCDLLEGVPVRAGCAALRYVPPAPLPHATHTHQIVDYVGTAWEDIIRCSNGKVRYFSE, translated from the exons AATAAAATCGTGGAGAGCCTAGACGACGGACAGTTGCGAGCACTTCTGGATGAAGCGATCACCTACAAGTGTCCCAAAGACCGAGAGGGAAAGAGCAGTCTCTTCAAG GAGTTGCTGGAGGAAGTGGAACAAGACGAGGAAGCGTGTGAGGCGGCGGCTCGAGCGGGGCGTGCGGGGAGGCGCGACCATCACTCAAGTCTGCAAGACCTGGTGGCTGCCATGGCAGCGGAACCCGCGCCTCGGCGCAGACACCATCACTCGCACAACGTGTCGGCTAGGACCCACCACGGAGGGAGTTTGCCCTCCGGTGTAGATAGAT CCTTCCTCTTTAGCGAAGAGCCGACCCGTGGGGCCTACGTGGCCACAGTGCGATGTGTCAACCCTCCACCTCTCGCCGAACGCCGCGTGTCCGCCAGTGATGCCAACGGACCCGGTGATATCGAACTTGTAACCAG GCGGAGTAAGCCAATGTTCCCGATGACGTACACGGCGCGCGCTACCTTGGAGATCGGCAGTGGCAGCGTGGGTACGGGCCGCGCGGTCACCACCACCACTGCCTCCAACCAG ATCGATTCCGCTATTCCATTCAGTTGCATCACAACACCAGAGGTTGTGGCCAGTTGCAACACGACGTCTACTACGCAGTCTACGGTCGTCGTGGATCCAAAG TTGTCTCGCAACGTGCTTCCGACGAGCTCCCTCGGCGGCCTGCTCCTCGCCTCCGAATCCTGCCCCTCCGCCGACGAGAACAAG AAGTCTCTAGACGAAAATGGAAATGCTGTCCACGGATTCAGTTCGCCCGCCTCGGGATCCAGTCAACAGAAGAAGCCGAGGCGGAAAAAGTCATCGAAAAACGAGACCGTGATCAAGTCGCACCAGATAGACGGCTACCAGGGCAACAAAGACCTCAACGAGGTGTTGCGATTCATCGAGTCGAACGCGGACGGCGCGCGAGGCTCCAAAGCGCGCGCCAAGCACAAGGACGACTCCGACGACAAAGGCAAGAAGAGATGCGCCGACCGTCGCAAGGACAAAGAGAGCAAGGTGAAGCGTGCCTCCTCGCTCGAGGAGCGCTCGCGCACCAAGCTCGAGGACCTCACCGACAAGCCCTCCGCGCACCGCCGACCCGCCGCGCCCCCCGCCAAGCCCGAACGCCGCTCGTGGGGCGACGACGCCCGCGCCGCGCTGCTGCTGCCCGACGACGCCGAGCTGACCGACTTTCAGACGGTCACCAAGCGCCGCAAGCCGCGACGCCGGCCCGACGACGCCGAGCCGGCCCGGCCTCCGCCCTCGCCGGAGCCCCGCGCCTCGCCGTCCGAGCGCAGCAACGACTCGAACGACGATTTCGACTCGGCGCACTCGCCGCCGCCCGCGCCCGTCCCGGCGCCACCTCCGCCGCCGCCGCCGCCCGCCCTGCCGCCGCCGCACCCGCCCGCCTCGTACGCGGACATCGCGCGCACCCGCAACAACATTCCCGATCTCATCGAGTCGTGCAACTTCTACGCCGAGGGCGACGAGCCGAAGGAGCAGCCGGCTCCCGACCGGAAGGCCGCCGCCCCCGCCGGCGAGGCCATGGAGGGCTACCCGGCGCTGGCGGTGCGGCGGCCCCGCGACAAGGCCGGCGGGGGCGCGACGAGGCCCCAGCGCAAGGAGCGGGGCGAAGCGCGAGCGGCGGAGCCGGCGCCGGACGTGGTGGCGGATCGTCGGCCGCCCGTCATCTTGTTGGCGGCGGCGGCCAGGGCCCACGGCGACATGGAGGGCATCACGTTCGGTTTTGACGTCAACGAGCAGCTGCTGAGCGGCGGAAGGCGCGCACGTTGCGACCTGCTCGAGGGCGTGCCGGTGCGGGCGGGCTGCGCGGCTTTGCGCTACGTGCCGCCCGCGCCGCTGCCGCACGCCACGCACACGCACCAGATCGTCGACTACGTCGGCACGG ccTGGGAGGACATAATCCGTTGCAGTAACGGCAAAGTGCGGTATTTCAGCGAATAG
- the LOC125053617 gene encoding nucleolar protein dao-5-like isoform X5 has product MAPSPEYDKEPKAPDKAVVNISSDDSKIQYNHTKEHSSASELRSSTAPSNSDVENKIVESLDDGQLRALLDEAITYKCPKDREGKSSLFKELLEEVEQDEEACEAAARAGRAGRRDHHSSLQDLVAAMAAEPAPRRRHHHSHNVSARTHHGGSLPSGVDRSFLFSEEPTRGAYVATVRCVNPPPLAERRVSASDANGPGDIELVTRRSKPMFPMTYTARATLEIGSGSVGTGRAVTTTTASNQIDSAIPFSCITTPEVVASCNTTSTTQSTVVVDPKLESCYNAVASLTGSPPAPAADATSASAPHALQLSRNVLPTSSLGGLLLASESCPSADENKKSLDENGNAVHGFSSPASGSSQQKKPRRKKSSKNETVIKSHQIDGYQGNKDLNEVLRFIESNADGARGSKARAKHKDDSDDKGKKRCADRRKDKESKVKRASSLEERSRTKLEDLTDKPSAHRRPAAPPAKPERRSWGDDARAALLLPDDAELTDFQTVTKRRKPRRRPDDAEPARPPPSPEPRASPSERSNDSNDDFDSAHSPPPAPVPAPPPPPPPPALPPPHPPASYADIARTRNNIPDLIESCNFYAEGDEPKEQPAPDRKAAAPAGEAMEGYPALAVRRPRDKAGGGATRPQRKERGEARAAEPAPDVVADRRPPVILLAAAARAHGDMEGITFGFDVNEQLLSGGRRARCDLLEGVPVRAGCAALRYVPPAPLPHATHTHQIVDYVGTAWEDIIRCSNGKVRYFSE; this is encoded by the exons AATAAAATCGTGGAGAGCCTAGACGACGGACAGTTGCGAGCACTTCTGGATGAAGCGATCACCTACAAGTGTCCCAAAGACCGAGAGGGAAAGAGCAGTCTCTTCAAG GAGTTGCTGGAGGAAGTGGAACAAGACGAGGAAGCGTGTGAGGCGGCGGCTCGAGCGGGGCGTGCGGGGAGGCGCGACCATCACTCAAGTCTGCAAGACCTGGTGGCTGCCATGGCAGCGGAACCCGCGCCTCGGCGCAGACACCATCACTCGCACAACGTGTCGGCTAGGACCCACCACGGAGGGAGTTTGCCCTCCGGTGTAGATAGAT CCTTCCTCTTTAGCGAAGAGCCGACCCGTGGGGCCTACGTGGCCACAGTGCGATGTGTCAACCCTCCACCTCTCGCCGAACGCCGCGTGTCCGCCAGTGATGCCAACGGACCCGGTGATATCGAACTTGTAACCAG GCGGAGTAAGCCAATGTTCCCGATGACGTACACGGCGCGCGCTACCTTGGAGATCGGCAGTGGCAGCGTGGGTACGGGCCGCGCGGTCACCACCACCACTGCCTCCAACCAG ATCGATTCCGCTATTCCATTCAGTTGCATCACAACACCAGAGGTTGTGGCCAGTTGCAACACGACGTCTACTACGCAGTCTACGGTCGTCGTGGATCCAAAG TTGGAGTCGTGCTACAACGCCGTGGCCAGCCTCACGGGCAGCCCCCCGGCCCCCGCCGCCGACGCCACTTCCGCCTCCGCGCCCCACGCCCTGCAG TTGTCTCGCAACGTGCTTCCGACGAGCTCCCTCGGCGGCCTGCTCCTCGCCTCCGAATCCTGCCCCTCCGCCGACGAGAACAAG AAGTCTCTAGACGAAAATGGAAATGCTGTCCACGGATTCAGTTCGCCCGCCTCGGGATCCAGTCAACAGAAGAAGCCGAGGCGGAAAAAGTCATCGAAAAACGAGACCGTGATCAAGTCGCACCAGATAGACGGCTACCAGGGCAACAAAGACCTCAACGAGGTGTTGCGATTCATCGAGTCGAACGCGGACGGCGCGCGAGGCTCCAAAGCGCGCGCCAAGCACAAGGACGACTCCGACGACAAAGGCAAGAAGAGATGCGCCGACCGTCGCAAGGACAAAGAGAGCAAGGTGAAGCGTGCCTCCTCGCTCGAGGAGCGCTCGCGCACCAAGCTCGAGGACCTCACCGACAAGCCCTCCGCGCACCGCCGACCCGCCGCGCCCCCCGCCAAGCCCGAACGCCGCTCGTGGGGCGACGACGCCCGCGCCGCGCTGCTGCTGCCCGACGACGCCGAGCTGACCGACTTTCAGACGGTCACCAAGCGCCGCAAGCCGCGACGCCGGCCCGACGACGCCGAGCCGGCCCGGCCTCCGCCCTCGCCGGAGCCCCGCGCCTCGCCGTCCGAGCGCAGCAACGACTCGAACGACGATTTCGACTCGGCGCACTCGCCGCCGCCCGCGCCCGTCCCGGCGCCACCTCCGCCGCCGCCGCCGCCCGCCCTGCCGCCGCCGCACCCGCCCGCCTCGTACGCGGACATCGCGCGCACCCGCAACAACATTCCCGATCTCATCGAGTCGTGCAACTTCTACGCCGAGGGCGACGAGCCGAAGGAGCAGCCGGCTCCCGACCGGAAGGCCGCCGCCCCCGCCGGCGAGGCCATGGAGGGCTACCCGGCGCTGGCGGTGCGGCGGCCCCGCGACAAGGCCGGCGGGGGCGCGACGAGGCCCCAGCGCAAGGAGCGGGGCGAAGCGCGAGCGGCGGAGCCGGCGCCGGACGTGGTGGCGGATCGTCGGCCGCCCGTCATCTTGTTGGCGGCGGCGGCCAGGGCCCACGGCGACATGGAGGGCATCACGTTCGGTTTTGACGTCAACGAGCAGCTGCTGAGCGGCGGAAGGCGCGCACGTTGCGACCTGCTCGAGGGCGTGCCGGTGCGGGCGGGCTGCGCGGCTTTGCGCTACGTGCCGCCCGCGCCGCTGCCGCACGCCACGCACACGCACCAGATCGTCGACTACGTCGGCACGG ccTGGGAGGACATAATCCGTTGCAGTAACGGCAAAGTGCGGTATTTCAGCGAATAG
- the LOC125053617 gene encoding uncharacterized protein LOC125053617 isoform X1, which translates to MAPSPEYDKEPKAPDKAVVNISSDDSKIQYNHTKEHSSASELRSSTAPSNSDVENKIVESLDDGQLRALLDEAITYKCPKDREGKSSLFKELLEEVEQDEEACEAAARAGRAGRRDHHSSLQDLVAAMAAEPAPRRRHHHSHNVSARTHHGGSLPSGVDRSFLFSEEPTRGAYVATVRCVNPPPLAERRVSASDANGPGDIELVTRRSKPMFPMTYTARATLEIGSGSVGTGRAVTTTTASNQVRTTTPRSNRDLPTAGPPQRRLDTPALYDPYAGQNKLMKALCVREESPCDSGGNVRKEAPGGKEPRGSDAKETETVDVEWNRRVDMWYESLKRYTPPLDYLGVQLDENESKDRSAKLKAVDSDNKNINNVNENNSPNVDKSFKDTSRNKLDSRDRVLHLSDCEESDISLRRLQKVGSGLVTPNLSKIINPRNIRNMTIQNADSFEDLNEDCDAKDNIVLKSSSTKKSKKRCQVKDKKNKSDESPIIQTTKVCLEPIKKNDTLTSNISTCTPSQKKKGNSEKGKDQEKEMKNKVLDESSSCTLNNDLKELEFLKINKTDTNLESGKIKPANACENRSCSEERSEEVHQLVANEYEKESNINLASSEDNFEPISKENTHSASQEHQDFENKFIDSNISGNSPSKSSSDEVITSITEQKLVDSAENKLGHDILYQLRKKYGISETKTAPDAADKHDKIFSKNDDNKPFDFADSCIFLSIRESLLKSRYFINHPANKITEGDNAKETSVEKKSKKKNKQKDKENPGPDKNNASKKNALKYLLYSDCTTNKAKEKSAIANKIDSAIPFSCITTPEVVASCNTTSTTQSTVVVDPKPLQLESCYNAVASLTGSPPAPAADATSASAPHALQLSRNVLPTSSLGGLLLASESCPSADENKKSLDENGNAVHGFSSPASGSSQQKKPRRKKSSKNETVIKSHQIDGYQGNKDLNEVLRFIESNADGARGSKARAKHKDDSDDKGKKRCADRRKDKESKVKRASSLEERSRTKLEDLTDKPSAHRRPAAPPAKPERRSWGDDARAALLLPDDAELTDFQTVTKRRKPRRRPDDAEPARPPPSPEPRASPSERSNDSNDDFDSAHSPPPAPVPAPPPPPPPPALPPPHPPASYADIARTRNNIPDLIESCNFYAEGDEPKEQPAPDRKAAAPAGEAMEGYPALAVRRPRDKAGGGATRPQRKERGEARAAEPAPDVVADRRPPVILLAAAARAHGDMEGITFGFDVNEQLLSGGRRARCDLLEGVPVRAGCAALRYVPPAPLPHATHTHQIVDYVGTAWEDIIRCSNGKVRYFSE; encoded by the exons AATAAAATCGTGGAGAGCCTAGACGACGGACAGTTGCGAGCACTTCTGGATGAAGCGATCACCTACAAGTGTCCCAAAGACCGAGAGGGAAAGAGCAGTCTCTTCAAG GAGTTGCTGGAGGAAGTGGAACAAGACGAGGAAGCGTGTGAGGCGGCGGCTCGAGCGGGGCGTGCGGGGAGGCGCGACCATCACTCAAGTCTGCAAGACCTGGTGGCTGCCATGGCAGCGGAACCCGCGCCTCGGCGCAGACACCATCACTCGCACAACGTGTCGGCTAGGACCCACCACGGAGGGAGTTTGCCCTCCGGTGTAGATAGAT CCTTCCTCTTTAGCGAAGAGCCGACCCGTGGGGCCTACGTGGCCACAGTGCGATGTGTCAACCCTCCACCTCTCGCCGAACGCCGCGTGTCCGCCAGTGATGCCAACGGACCCGGTGATATCGAACTTGTAACCAG GCGGAGTAAGCCAATGTTCCCGATGACGTACACGGCGCGCGCTACCTTGGAGATCGGCAGTGGCAGCGTGGGTACGGGCCGCGCGGTCACCACCACCACTGCCTCCAACCAGGTGCGTACCACCACTCCCCGCAGTAACCGCGACCTTCCTACAGCTGGCCCGCCCCAGAGGCGTCTCGACACTCCGGCCCTCTACGACCCCTATGCAGGCCAAAATAAACTCATGAAGGCTCTCTGCGTCCGCGAGGAATCCCCCTGCGACAGTGGTGGTAACGTACGGAAAGAGGCACCCGGTGGAAAGGAACCGCGCGGCTCCGACGCTAAAGAGACGGAAACCGTCGACGTAGAGTGGAATCGCAGAGTGGATATGTGGTACGAAAGCTTGAAACGCTACACGCCACCACTCGATTACCTCGGCGTTCAGCTGGATGAAAATGAGTCAAAGGATCGTAGCGCTAAATTAAAGGCTGTTGAtagtgataataaaaatataaataatgttaacgAAAATAATAGTCCTAATGTTGATAAAAGTTTTAAGGACACATCGAGGAACAAGCTGGATAGTAGAGACAgggttttacatttaagtgaTTGCGAAGAAAGTGATATTAGCCTAAGAAGACTTCAGAAGGTGGGCAGTGGTTTAGTTACACCAAATTTATCAAAGATAATAAATCCAagaaatattagaaatatgaCAATACAAAATGCCGATTCTTTTGAAGATCTGAATGAAGATTGTGATGCTAAGgataatatagttttaaaaagttcTTCTACAAAAAAATCGAAAAAGAGATGTCAAgtcaaagataaaaaaaataaaagtgatGAATCACCAATTATTCAAACCACAAAAGTTTGTTTAGAACCAATCAAAAAAAATGATACTTTAACAAGCAACATTTCTACATGTACGCCTTCACAAAAGAAAAAAGGTAATTCAGAAAAGGGAAAAGATCAAGAgaaagaaatgaaaaataaagtattagaCGAAAGTAGTTCCTGTACTTtgaataatgatttaaaagaattagaatttttgaagataaataaaacagacacAAATTTGGAGAGTGGCAAAATTAAACCTGCGAATGCCTGCGAAAATAGGTCTTGCTCAGAAGAGCGTTCGGAAGAAGTGCATCAATTGGTGGCAAATGAATATGAAAAAGAAAGTAACATCAATTTGGCGTCTTCTGAAGATAATTTTGAGCCAATTTCCAAAGAAAATACACATAGCGCATCTCAAGAACACCAGGATTTCGAAAACAAATTCATTGATTCTAATATATCAGGAAACAGTCCTAGTAAATCGAGTTCTGATGAAGTTATCACATCAATCACCGAACAAAAATTGGTTGACAGCGCAGAAAACAAATTAGGGCACgatatattatatcaattaaggaaaaaatatgGAATATCAGAAACAAAAACTGCGCCCGACGCAGCAGATAAACATGACAAAATATTCTCGAAAAACGACGACAACAAACCATTTGATTTCGCCGATTCCTGTATCTTTCTAAGCATCCGCGAGAGCCTACTCAAATCGAGATACTTTATAAATCATCCAGCTAATAAAATCACCGAAGGCGACAATGCCAAAGAAACCTCTGtcgaaaaaaaatctaaaaagaaaaataaacagaaaGATAAAGAAAACCCGGGGCCCGATAAGAACAATGCCTCTAAAAAGAACGCTTTAAAATACCTTCTTTATAGTGATTGCACAACTAATAAGGCCAAAGAAAAATCTGCAATCGCTAATAAG ATCGATTCCGCTATTCCATTCAGTTGCATCACAACACCAGAGGTTGTGGCCAGTTGCAACACGACGTCTACTACGCAGTCTACGGTCGTCGTGGATCCAAAG CCACTGCAGTTGGAGTCGTGCTACAACGCCGTGGCCAGCCTCACGGGCAGCCCCCCGGCCCCCGCCGCCGACGCCACTTCCGCCTCCGCGCCCCACGCCCTGCAG TTGTCTCGCAACGTGCTTCCGACGAGCTCCCTCGGCGGCCTGCTCCTCGCCTCCGAATCCTGCCCCTCCGCCGACGAGAACAAG AAGTCTCTAGACGAAAATGGAAATGCTGTCCACGGATTCAGTTCGCCCGCCTCGGGATCCAGTCAACAGAAGAAGCCGAGGCGGAAAAAGTCATCGAAAAACGAGACCGTGATCAAGTCGCACCAGATAGACGGCTACCAGGGCAACAAAGACCTCAACGAGGTGTTGCGATTCATCGAGTCGAACGCGGACGGCGCGCGAGGCTCCAAAGCGCGCGCCAAGCACAAGGACGACTCCGACGACAAAGGCAAGAAGAGATGCGCCGACCGTCGCAAGGACAAAGAGAGCAAGGTGAAGCGTGCCTCCTCGCTCGAGGAGCGCTCGCGCACCAAGCTCGAGGACCTCACCGACAAGCCCTCCGCGCACCGCCGACCCGCCGCGCCCCCCGCCAAGCCCGAACGCCGCTCGTGGGGCGACGACGCCCGCGCCGCGCTGCTGCTGCCCGACGACGCCGAGCTGACCGACTTTCAGACGGTCACCAAGCGCCGCAAGCCGCGACGCCGGCCCGACGACGCCGAGCCGGCCCGGCCTCCGCCCTCGCCGGAGCCCCGCGCCTCGCCGTCCGAGCGCAGCAACGACTCGAACGACGATTTCGACTCGGCGCACTCGCCGCCGCCCGCGCCCGTCCCGGCGCCACCTCCGCCGCCGCCGCCGCCCGCCCTGCCGCCGCCGCACCCGCCCGCCTCGTACGCGGACATCGCGCGCACCCGCAACAACATTCCCGATCTCATCGAGTCGTGCAACTTCTACGCCGAGGGCGACGAGCCGAAGGAGCAGCCGGCTCCCGACCGGAAGGCCGCCGCCCCCGCCGGCGAGGCCATGGAGGGCTACCCGGCGCTGGCGGTGCGGCGGCCCCGCGACAAGGCCGGCGGGGGCGCGACGAGGCCCCAGCGCAAGGAGCGGGGCGAAGCGCGAGCGGCGGAGCCGGCGCCGGACGTGGTGGCGGATCGTCGGCCGCCCGTCATCTTGTTGGCGGCGGCGGCCAGGGCCCACGGCGACATGGAGGGCATCACGTTCGGTTTTGACGTCAACGAGCAGCTGCTGAGCGGCGGAAGGCGCGCACGTTGCGACCTGCTCGAGGGCGTGCCGGTGCGGGCGGGCTGCGCGGCTTTGCGCTACGTGCCGCCCGCGCCGCTGCCGCACGCCACGCACACGCACCAGATCGTCGACTACGTCGGCACGG ccTGGGAGGACATAATCCGTTGCAGTAACGGCAAAGTGCGGTATTTCAGCGAATAG